The genomic region GAATTGTAGGACTGTTCTATCACTTGGATTAAGTGACAGCTCAGTGTCttgtgaaaaagaaatctTATTGAGCCTGACATCAGCATGAACTATAAGTATTGTCTTATAAACTCATAACTCCTATTATTATGAATGCTATGGAGTCTTGTTATATGGTTCTTTGTTTATCAAATTACTGGggcatttatttaaaatggaaATACAAAGATTGTATggattatataatttttcatctaGCAGAGTTTTTTAATAATGTCTGCTACTTTTTATTTGTACAATGTTTGGTGTTTGGTTTTCTGATGCCAGCAATTGACTTCCTTCCAGGCTTGTACATCACTACAGGAGAATTATATGCCACCAGTTACATTTGTTGTGGTGCAGAAGAGGCATCATACTCGCTTATTTCCTATTGAGAATGCCTTAACAGATAAGAGTGGCAATATTCTAGCAGGTTATTAATGTTATAATAGGGATTGATCATATTCTTTGGACCTCCCTTGCTGCAGAATTGTATTAACTTTTTACAACAATCATGTTTTGCAGGTACTGTTGTTGATACTACCATTTGTCACCCTacagaatttgatttttatcttaatAGTCATGCTGGAATCCAGGTAAACTAGGCTTGCCTCCTAATATGATAATCACTTTATACAATTATGATATGCTTCTTCTgtcattgtttttctttttaattggtATTTGCTATTTTTGTTATGTAGGGAACAAGCAAGCCAACTCATTATCATGTCTTGTATGATGAAAACAAGTTCACGGCAGACAACTTGCAAGTGCTCACAAACAATTTATGTTACACGTAATGGATCTTTCTCTATAATCTGAAATAGTGTGAATAGATAATTCACAGATTAGTTCTACTTAGTATATAATAATTGTACTCATTTGCAGGTATGCAAGGTGTACTCGGTCGGTTTCCATAGGTTAGTGATCTTTTTGTTTATTGCTCTTAAATCTGTTTTCAGGTTATCATCAGTTTATTCCTAAGCCAGTGTTAACAGATAATATCATGATTTCATTTGCAGTGCCTCCTGCATATTATGCTCATCTAGCAGCTTTTCGGGCACGCTATTACATAGAGGATGAAACTTCTGACAGTGGCTCTACAGATGTGAGACGAAGTGCAAGAGACAGAAACGTGGAGGTTCGGCCTCTCCCAAGCAtcagagaaaatgtgaaggaAGTCATGTTTTACTGCTGAATAGGCGTTTCTTTCTctgtttatgtttttatttgggTTTCTTTCACCAATGCATCGTTGGTTAATGGGTGGTTATTTAGGGTATCTTGAACTTTTTGTTAATATTGCCTCGGTTAATGTTGCCAAAAGCTTTTGAGCTTTTTGTTTATCCCTGGAAGTCAGGGACTGACCTCTTGATAATTCTTTTTGGTTGAGGGCGTGTTCGGTTTTTGTATACATGTCACAGATAGAGGTATTCTAGGGCTGGATACTTTTGAATCATATCGCTCAGTTACCAAAGTGAAATGTGGCTGTGTACAGAGTAAAACTATTATCAGAAATATGTTTATAGAAAAATATGTCTTGAAGTATGATTTCTTCTTTTGGCCTTTGACGTGCAATTGTACTCAGATATTTGATACATGGGGGGCTAAACTAGCAAGTTATAAATCATACTTTATTAGTCATTCCATACATCTATCATTTTCCCTCATTTTAACACCTGTATAGCTGACATGAATCTTGATTGATGTTGCATTAGTATTCTCTAGCCATTGCCAGAAGAAGAGTGAGGAAATGGATTGTAAAAACAAGAAGTTTTTGGTACACATTAGTTAGTTTAAGTGGAACGGTCCAAGAAGAATAGTTAGGAAACGGAAAATAGATTTTGCATTTGGACCATGTCAAGAAGTTTGGGGAAGAGATTGGAACTGTGGATCTCACCCTCTTCAAAGAAGACTAAGCCAAGCTTAAATTCTTATGTAACTGTTATAGAAATAAAAGGGATATTAGCAAAACCCATGGCTAATCATATGATAGTTTTAACTCAATTCTAGATTTTTCAAACCGAAGCCACCCTTTAGCATCAAATATCaatgtgagaaaaaaaaatactaaataaattGATCATAGTGACCACATTTTCTTAAGTGCAATATCATatcaaaaagagagaattcGTTATCCGtaataaatgcaaaaaaatattaaaaaatttcattgcaAAAATATTATAGTTTTACATAAGATAGATATGGTTCCTACATGGTTCATTAGTTTCTGTATGTAAGATAGATATGGTTCCTACATAGTTCATTAGTTCTTATATTCTATCCTGTCCAGATTTCATTGGCCTTCAAAGCAAAATGCATTCCCTCTTCCACTTGGATAGCTGGCTCTAGTTGTCCATTTCCAAACAgcatcttctttttttgttccGGTAGTTTCATCGTTCTTTAAAAGCCAAAAGGATTAAAGGCTGAAAAAGCAGCAGATGCTGTTGGCACCCGCACAACCCTTTCGTTGTTCCACCTATTTCTCATGTTATTTGCACTAATAGCCCTCTGCAATCCACAAAAtaattccatcaaatattcaCTGTGATGCAACTGTAAGTTTAcagatatatataaaagatagGGTGCAAATCTTCTATTGCAGGGTAAGTTAGGAGAAGGAAGAGGAAAATACCTGTGGATATGAAAGCTGAAATGGGTGATTGCGATTATGGGCAATCATATGCCCATTCATCCTCTCCCCATGTTGACTTGGAAAGCCTGGAATCTGTGCAGAAACCTGAAAGTGTCGAAACAGGTGAAGTTTAGTATTCATTATCAACCATAAGGATGCAGTGAGCCTATCAACTCATAATCATACTTATTCAATGGCCTTTAGTTACTGAAAGACTCACCATAGGAAATGGGGGATAACCGAAGATTGGATATATTGGAGTAACAGAAGTGTTGAAGGGTCTAGGTATTCCTCCCATTGTTCGCTGTCTGTGAGCAAGTTGACAAAAATTGCTTCGCTCCTCTTTAGTCTGTGCCATGGATACATGTAGAGGTTTGCGGTGAAACATGATACCTACGAGCAATCAGGTAATTAACTGATTAAAGCTCCATTATCAAACACAAAAGGATCAAGGCAATGCTGTGACTCTGTCACAATATTATAGATGCACTGTGGAAGcaaaaagaaatacaaaatACTAAAAGAAGCCGACTTATTGAGAGATTCTAAAGGATAAATATGGATCCAAGTTAACTTCAGAAATTTCATGTTAtaatcaaaacaaaagaaatttttaaaatttttgagcatttagaaaaaaataaatgctaaaattaaattaaacttaataagCTGCACCTGCATACTTACCGTTGAGGATTCTGATAGCTCGCTCAGCTTCTTCGGGTTTGGAAAAGCATACAAAACCAAAACCCCGACTTATTCCATTATCATTTCGCATAATCTTAACGGATTTGACCATTCCACATATGTTAAAAAATTCTTTCAGTTGGTCTTCATCAACGTCATCATTTATATGTTTTACATATACATTGAAACCCTACAAGAtcagaaaacagaaaaaatttaaaaaattaagaaaaaaaagtgtaCCCGAAGGAAAAACTGTGGTCATTTTCTCGTACCTTGTTTTGTTGAATTTGCTCCGCCTGTGACATTCCCTGAAGCTGACGCTGAAGCATATGTTGCCGCTCTTGTTTCTTCAGTGCCTTTGCTACATATAACACTTTTGACTCTGCATATGTATACAGCATGAATCAAGTAGATAAATTACTAACATTAGATTGACAACATTGATAAAAATTGTTATCATTCTGGTCATGGTTTTCCAAAAGGGAAATGGACTTACCAAGTTGTGCTCCATTCATAGACTCCTCAGCCTTTTTGGCATCCTCTGCCCTCTCAAAGTTTACAAAGCCAAACCCTTTTGAAACTCCATTGGAGTCTCTTGAAATAACCAAGCTGGTAATGTTTCCAAACACTGAAAACTTTTCCTGCAAAGTTTCTTCCGTCACGCTCTGCTTCAAATTCTTCACGTACAGATTTGTATATCCGACATCAGATTGAATTCTGTCctcctttttcttgaaatgatcaACATAGCTACAGCACAGAAAAGATATGTAGATACTGTGAGTACATGCTCAGTCATCAGCAGAGAAAAGCAAAGCTTATAAAAGTATAGTAGTTGTAGGGATAATTGCTTTACAtacattttctttccttcgaTATCGTGACCATTAAGTTCTTCAATAGCTTTTTTGGCAGATTCTGGTGTTTCAAACTGAACATAGCCGTACCCTTTGCTGTTTCCATTGCCAAACACTTGAACTTTACAAGACAAAATATTTCCATATTTTGCAAAAATAGCTTGAAGCTTCATGTTGTCGATTGAGGAGTCCAAGTTCTGCCAAATATCcaaatttccaaaatcaatatataaaagcaaacatttaattaagataaaatgCTTCACTCCATCAAAAGAATATAGTAATACGTACCTTGACAAAAAGATTTGCATCCTCATTTGTTTTGTACTCATCATGTCTCCACATCACTCGAATGGCTTTACCATTCATAAGTGTATTGTTCCTTGTAGCCATGGCTACCCTTGCTGATcatcaagagaaaaaaaattaaattaaaatatgcaaattgataataaatatttatatatatatatatatatatatataatgtaagCAAGCATGACCCTGATATGTatcttaattttataagtctaattatttatgcatGGCATAAACAAGAGAGCTATAGCATGCATGCATGGTTATTGTTGTATTAACAATCACTTCATTTAATGCATGTAGTTGAACTCAGTACATACCAGATTCCAGGTCAGCAAAGTCTACGAAACCGTGACGTAGAGATTGTCCGGTGTTATTGTCCTTACAAAGTACAGCAAAAACAAATCCATTTATGCCAGAGAAAAAGTCAGTGAGTTGCGCTTCAGTCACGGTGGCATCAAGGTCACCGACGTACAAAGAATACAGGTTGGCCGTCTCCATTGATGAAACCAAAGGTATAGGCAGCtgatccatatatatatatatatatataaatatctattgatacttatatatatatggatcgGCGTTTCAAACGAATGAAAAACTGAGGCTAGCAGGAGTAAGCGAAAAAAGGTTACAACTCAAGAAGAGAGggaagaagaaacaagaagaaaaggacGAAGATAGGTGAAGAAGAGAAAACTCGTATATATACAACGAAAGTAGTTTTTCTAGTTCAAGCGCAAGTTTATATTTGTTTCCTGCTGGGAAtagtagaaaattaacttaCGTATAGAGATTGAGACAAAGTAGTTTTCCTAATTCGATCCCAAGGCTATAAAGTTTCCTTATTATGGgaggatttgaatttttttttaacagaGATAAcccttttatattttcatcaatCAATGAGTCCAAGCCCATTACGTAGGCCcataatatatatgtacagtgattaattaatacatacaacaaataaattaagggATTATATTTAATACACTAGGTATGTCACGAGATAGTGTCacttcattaaaaataaattaatttttttttaaaatttgaaaattgatataaccaattttcttaaaaaatatatatatatatatatcttttctctctctccaaCTCCCTATCACCCAATCGTGAAAGCAATTCCCCCTTTTTTTATATCAACTTGATTAGTAGTATCTTTGAATGATATGTGAGTTGGATGGATAAATGGATAAGAGATTGGAAATAGCTCTTTTTCCCTAGTGACAGTAACCAATTGAAACGCAGACTAAATGGAAAAGCTAGAAGTAACAAATGCAAGAAGGtttgtataaaattaaaaatttgctGATATAATAATTCTGTATTGAATGTAATTTACACCGCTGCCAATAGGGTAACCCCCTGAAATCTGTAATTTTCCTACATGGCTGATGATAATACACTCGGAAACAAAACAGAGCCGTGAAAATATAACCAACAATTGCATTGCATACTGAGGCAGCCCTCAGCAgcaatcaaataattaatcatgGTTCTGCCGATTGCTATACAATGAAACCCAGGGTGTTTTGTCCCAGAGTTCTTGCAGTATATGCTACAAAAACAGTAGACCGGCAAGCATAAACATATGTAGAAGTAAAGCTTTTATGCTCCTTGGTTGATTCTGTGGTGAGCCACCGTCACTCATCTGCCCCGCATTCACGAATTCACTTCTTCCTGTGTTGACATTTGCAGTGACATTGACCGACATTGAACCTAACCACATGCACAAGGGAGTAGATTCACGGTTGATGTAACTCAATGAAATCACTCGCAGCTCATAAAGTCTACTTACTTCAACACATGGATCAgtttataatttcaaatggCATTGTTACTAATCTGTAATATCATTATGGTGAAAAGCACCAGCTTACAGGACTGACTAGTTTGTTGCAATGTAGATTATATTAACAAAATCTATTCTCATGTCAGACTCCTAAGGCACATTTTTCATGAGGTAATTTGCACTTACAGTCATAGTTGGTCCATCCAATCCGTTGATTCGCCAGATCATAAACAAAGATTTTGTCTTTTAGAACAAGATCTGCAAAAGGAAGATAGTGAAACTTTGATCTGGGTTGCTGCTTTCATCATGAAGGCAAAATTCATCCAGCTAAGTGATCAAAGCACTAAATCTCATGCACCAGTTAATCTTACACCAACAAATAGCTAATTGTTCAAATCAGAactttatgaaaattaaacacTTTCCAAAAGGCCCAAAATTTCATGAAGCCTACAAACTATGTACTCTCCAATTAATCAAAACATTCTGCTCAGTGAAAATACCTCCTAAAATTGTTATCCCTTGGCCCTGAATTTTCTGAAAGCCAATGCACCAAACTGCAGCACCACCCTGTAAAAATCAAAGTCACCCATTTCATTCAGAAATTTGGgatatgaaataaaaacaaaatgacacaGAAACAAGGAACTTCATTCAGGCTACAGTTAGATTTtaaaagcttgtttcaatATGCTTCCACTTTGCAATTGAAACATTAATTAATGATTAGACAGAAGCagtaaatgaaaagaaaaaggtgaaGAACATCAGGCAAGGAACACAGATTACAAAGGCTGCAACTAATAATGAGAGACAATACACCATATACCATTAAATGTTAaagaactgatttttatagatGCATTACTTGggaataaaattattgttagCTAAATAATTCTATTATTAAGGgggaaaacaaaataaataaaattgactTGAAAGGGTGAGAGTCATGGGGAAAGCTTGCCAAATACATGGAACCAGTTGAAGGGACCCTATACAACAATTTGTTCCAAATGAAGAAAACCAAACAGATCCTCaacaatataataaaaagaaaaagaagatacAAGTAGATGGAAGATGCATGTCCAAAGCTTTAGATGACTCACAATAGAATTCTGCTGTACAAGATAGTCCTGAGGATTTAAAATCATGGATGCACCGCCAGCAAAGTTCAGACTAACTTGAGGGAATATGTCAGTGACACTGAAAGAATGTTAACATAAAGTCAGTTACAATCATCTTAGAAGATAAaacacttgatgaaaacaaaatgaaataatatctGAGGGAAGTCAACTTGGAGGATATCAGGTAGCATTGATTTCCCTTGGAAAGAACAGGGCGCACAGTTTGTGAAACAGTGTTTGTGATCTGGACAACAAGagaataatttttaatcattaaaGACATGCTTCACAATCAGATATACGTGTGTTTCATTAACAAGAAAGACAAGCTTAGCAGGTGAAAggcataatttttttaaaaaaaaggctGATGAATCTTCTTAATAATGTCAATCTCAGTAAAACCTAGCAGAATACTTACAGCACTGACGAAGGCATCATAAGCTTGATCAGCTAGGTATGCCAAAGTTGTCCCAGAATCAACTATTGTTCCTTGGTTGCTTGATGTTGAAAACACTGATGGGTCAATTGATAAAACTTGTCCACCAACTGAAATGCTCCGCAGATCAAGATTATAGTGAGGCCTGAAATTTTGATGGTTCCAAAATGGTTAAGCAAATTACCATCAGAAAGCATGTTATCAAACAAGCAGAAAgaagatttttgttttttctcttgatAGACTCAGAAAGGGGGATTTCAACTTGGGGCCTCTATGTCGGAGGGGATCCATTATCGAGGCAATGCCTCTGCCACAGAAGgaagataattaaatatttaaaatattataatcaGCTGAAACTTGTGAAGTTGTTAGATGATTATCAGTATCATGGTGAAGAACTCTCCAAATGAGCAAGTCTAAATTGGTGGTCTAATAGCTGATGTAAGTAAACATGCTACATAATACATATCGCACTAGGAGGAAAAAAGAGTTATATCCATCAAATGACATCAATAGCAGAAAGAAATCACCTCTACTTAAACTACGGGagatatgaaattttaaacctCCAATGGCATTACCCAAAGGTTAGAGCTTTATAATATCTTTCGACACTTCAAGAATGTTGCAAGctacttttattattatgacTGATAATTAAGCCAAAGCGAATAATCTAGCCACAGCTGCCGTAATCttcttattaaattatatCTACTCTGACTCATGCCATTAATAGTTTATATAGGAACTAAGAGATATTTCTAGAttacatttgaaaatgcattATTCAAATAGAAGAAAGCTGCAAATAATGAACATAACAATATCCAAATGATAGTCAGCTTCAACCAAATAATGGAAGAAATTATGATCAGAAGCTAGTAGAATTGATGATTGATTAACCTTGTTCAAGACATTAATCTACCCCAGTATGGAGACAATTGCTAAATACAAGGACTATCCAATATTTTAGTGACATAAACCCAGATTTTCCATAAAGTTCAGAAAGCGGCTAGTCTCATTGTGATTTGTTACTTCATTCTCTTGGAAACTATGCCATAACCATGAAAACCTGCagaaatatcattttttttcttaacagTCTCAGATGAAGTGGCCTAGCAAACATGATGCTCTCTATCTGTTCATATGCTGGTACCATTTGAACCAGAAAAATAGAAGTCTAATTAGCAGATTGGAAAACAACATCATCATCAGGCTTTTCCTCATGCTCTGTTTGATCTCAACACCAGAAAGCTAGTCAAATAATGGTAACTTGCTTCAGAAAGTGTAGAACATCAAGCTGATAAAACTAAGCATATACAATTATGTATCTTATTACCACTATGTGTCACACAAAAGATAcaaatgtttttcattttacagATAATAAGGAAAAAGCTACCAGTTGAAAATCAAGAGGAACAGCAAGTGTAAATAACTAAACAATGAATTACTgaagatataaaaaattttgacttaaGGTGCAATTCATTTCTGTCATTTGTCCTCCAAGCCTTTCAAATATCGCTAAGTGCTTACAGTTATAAATTATGAGAATGACAATTTCAAACCAGGAGCAGGCAAAATGTTTAATTATGGACAAAACTTACTAAAgcataacaaaaagaaatagatATGCAAGGACCACAGACAGAAATGATAGATAGAAAACCAAAGCTGCTACAATGAGAACATACTGTGATGGGACAAGTGGAGTATAAACCATATTTGGCTCCAAAATCTCGCCTAAAACAAGGATACCCCCACCACCATTATTTCCTATTAAGCAATGGGAAAACACTCTAGGTGTTATTCCCTGTGATGAAAGTTGTGAGATTACAGACAAACTCTGCTGCCCAAACCCAAAGATTCCATCAACCGCTCTATCTGACTTTGTCAAGTCTCCAGTCTGTAACATACTACACCTGTTTCACAATCCACAACTTAAGCCAATAAATTccactttaaaatcaaaacaaattaaaagaaaaaaaaaacatgattagTATCTAATTGTTGAGGAATTCTGTCTAGCTCACCCACTCACCCAAACATAATGGGAGCTGTAGACTTAGTAGTCATAGATCCCTCAAGAATTGTATCCAAATGCAACAAATCCGATGCATAGTAGCCCGATGTTCCACTACCATCTCCATACTGAAACGTGTAACTGCACTGATTGCTCTGACCTGAACAGCCAGAATCTGATGATTGGACACCTGCACTACATCTTTGGTCCGAACATGAGACTAATGAAGCTGTTGATGAGCTTCCAGGATCATACAAATTAAGTTGAATCTGTAACAAAAAAGATGTAGCTCAAGTCCTTTTGTTTCAATCAATtaccaaattgaaataatttaagataaaaataaatttaaggaAAAGTGAATTTTACTTGAAGTCCACTAGATTGAGGACAACCATTGCAGGAATTACAACCTATCCATAAAACATCACTCCCAGTATCAATCTGTACATAGAAATCCCTTGGAGGAGAACCTAATTGTATTTTTGTATAATATAGCctataaacaaacaaaacaaaagaaataaatcaGTAAGCTttaaagagaaatgaaaaagaaggaaagagaaaacaaagccaaagcaaagcaaaatcaaagagaaagagaaaaagcatTACTATTTGgtaaatataattaatgaactcaaaaggaaaaggaaggaAGACTGGCTTATAGCCGTTAGAGagagtaaaaagaaaagagactAAACCAACTTTAACAAAGGAAATGAAGAACAGAGAAAGAAGCTgataataatgataaatagCCAATACCCAAAAAAACCcctcaaaaaattaaacttttcaattgAAATTTAGAAACCCATGAACGAAAACGAAGTCCaaactcaaataaaatttaaaaatcgaaaacaaagggaaaaaaaaaggaagagctCTTCCGACggtaataaaaatttgattggaATTTATTTACCCAACAAGAAACGGATCATAGGTGCCTTGAACAGGAAAATCCACGACACCACCCGACGACTGCAATAACCTTCCATGCCTGACTCTATCACGTTCTCTGAGTCGACTCAGCTCGAGTTCATGAGTCGCCAGAGGAACCCTTCTCTCCAGCTGCAAAGCCGCAGGAAAACCACCCACGACCACCGCAGCCTCCAAAACCAACACTGTTATCATAAACAAGGCGGGAAAAACCGCCGCcatttccctttctcttaCAAAACTTTGTAGTACCATGCCttcgtcttcttcttctttcttcttttataatttaatgtCTCTCCGAAAGAGAAATGGGAAATtcggaagaaaaagaaggtgAAAGGTTGGAAAACTTAGGGGTTGTGGGGGAAGCTAGAAAACAAGGAGGAAGAGAATTTGGAGACAAAGATTTGGAAGGAATGAGTTTGGGTGAGGGAACATAGAGGAAAGTTTGAGAGAAAGCAAAAGACAGGGAGACGATGATAACTCAAGTTTTAAACAAGACATGGATTACGTTACGTTGCATATTtatattaacattttttatatttttatgaatatatgaatataaGTAATTAcagtttataatttttttttaattatttaagtattttttctttcttttttgtgttcCTGTTCGGTGAGCTAACATCATGTGCGTATTTCGTATGCCTTTATTGATCttaatgtgtttttttttaattaaaaaatttcgGGTTTTATACAATgtaatacaaaaaaataaaacctcAACTAAGATATGGTGCGGTTGCATTTGTACCATGTTCTTGATTAgtattaattaagaaaaatgatgtaGGCTTGTCTTTGTACCATATACTTAATTagtaattaagaaaataatttcaacAATTTGGTATAGTAATTGTATAATAAGAGGAGCAAATggttaatttgatttaaaaaattttataactgaattaattaaatattttttaaaaattaatcgaATCAATTGTGAATCaattattaactaattaatcaaatatatcAATCAGTAATCGAAttacttgaaatttttttggactcaaagtcaaattttcttagttttatttttttttctatataatTAGCTTAATAACATTAAGATATCAACA from Theobroma cacao cultivar B97-61/B2 chromosome 9, Criollo_cocoa_genome_V2, whole genome shotgun sequence harbors:
- the LOC18590432 gene encoding polyadenylate-binding protein 7, which translates into the protein METANLYSLYVGDLDATVTEAQLTDFFSGINGFVFAVLCKDNNTGQSLRHGFVDFADLESARVAMATRNNTLMNGKAIRVMWRHDEYKTNEDANLFVKNLDSSIDNMKLQAIFAKYGNILSCKVQVFGNGNSKGYGYVQFETPESAKKAIEELNGHDIEGKKIYVDHFKKKEDRIQSDVGYTNLYVKNLKQSVTEETLQEKFSVFGNITSLVISRDSNGVSKGFGFVNFERAEDAKKAEESMNGAQLESKVLYVAKALKKQERQHMLQRQLQGMSQAEQIQQNKGFNVYVKHINDDVDEDQLKEFFNICGMVKSVKIMRNDNGISRGFGFVCFSKPEEAERAIRILNGKYAGAAY
- the LOC18590433 gene encoding aspartic proteinase-like protein 2 produces the protein MVLQSFVREREMAAVFPALFMITVLVLEAAVVVGGFPAALQLERRVPLATHELELSRLRERDRVRHGRLLQSSGGVVDFPVQGTYDPFLVGLYYTKIQLGSPPRDFYVQIDTGSDVLWIGCNSCNGCPQSSGLQIQLNLYDPGSSSTASLVSCSDQRCSAGVQSSDSGCSGQSNQCSYTFQYGDGSGTSGYYASDLLHLDTILEGSMTTKSTAPIMFGCSMLQTGDLTKSDRAVDGIFGFGQQSLSVISQLSSQGITPRVFSHCLIGNNGGGGILVLGEILEPNMVYTPLVPSQPHYNLDLRSISVGGQVLSIDPSVFSTSSNQGTIVDSGTTLAYLADQAYDAFVSAITNTVSQTVRPVLSKGNQCYLISSNVTDIFPQVSLNFAGGASMILNPQDYLVQQNSIGGAAVWCIGFQKIQGQGITILGDLVLKDKIFVYDLANQRIGWTNYDCSMSVNVTANVNTGRSEFVNAGQMSDGGSPQNQPRSIKALLLHMFMLAGLLFL